The sequence below is a genomic window from Desulfobacterales bacterium.
TCATTTTGATTATCGGCTGGTTTACTGTCCCATGGATCGGACCATCCAGTAACAGGGAGAGCATGATCGTGGGATTTTTCTGGCTTGCCTTGATGCTAAGCTTTGATGTTGCCTTCGGGCGACTCGTCTTTCATTTTTCCTGGCGGCGCATCGCTTCCGACTTCGATGTTATGAAAGGCAACCTCCTCCTGCTGGGGATGGTGCCGGGCTTCCGGGTCGGACCAAGAGAATGGGGCTTCCGTAGCTTCCGGGTCGGACCAAGCTAACTTACTGGGGCTTCCGGGTCGGACCAAGCTAACTTACCAGAAATATAGAGAATAGGTTTAAACTTACTCCTTAAAACAGGGCTATATTGCACTTTCGGGGGCCAAAAACAACATTATAGCCATGAATCAGCTCTTGGCTCTTTCCATTGGGCGTTAAGAGCCAAAGGGCACACCCCTGAATCCCCCTTCCAAATATTTCAATGTATCAAAGAGAGGAGAGAAAAATGAAGACCTTTGCCGATAAGGCGTACGATCTTTTAAGGAAGGTGCCTGAAGGGCGCGTTACGACCTATAAGGAAATTGCCCATGCCCTGAAAACAAGGGCCTATCGGGGGGTCGGGCAGGCCATGCGAAGAAACCCCTATGCGCCCGAGGTTCCCTGACACCGGGTTGTTGCCACATCCGGTCGGATT
It includes:
- a CDS encoding MGMT family protein; translation: MKTFADKAYDLLRKVPEGRVTTYKEIAHALKTRAYRGVGQAMRRNPYAPEVP